Proteins encoded together in one Miscanthus floridulus cultivar M001 chromosome 16, ASM1932011v1, whole genome shotgun sequence window:
- the LOC136510119 gene encoding E3 SUMO-protein ligase SIZ1-like isoform X1, with product MSDLASTCKDKLAYFRIKELKDILNQLGLPKQGKKQDLVDRVLAILSDEQGQRHHGWGRRNAPTREAVAKAVDDTFRFHSICFSIFSTRIHTTELTMSDEVVDLIPSRSHSRSDFNHFRPKEESSDFYHVEAKVRCLCNSTMLNDNMIKCEDGKCQVWQHITCVLIPDKPTEGAGPDIPPHFYCELCRLSRADPFWVTTGNPLLPVKFMSSGVGNDGASVPQIVEKTFQLSRADRETVQRPEYDLQVWCILINDKVQFRMQWPQYAELQVNGIPVRVMTRPGSQLLGINGRDDGPLVTTCSREGINKISLSRVDARTFCFGVRIVRRRTVPQVLNLIPKEGEGESFEDALARVRRCLGGGGATDNADSDSDLEVVTESVTVNLRCPNSGSRMRIAGRFKPCVHMGCFDLETFVELNQRSRKWQCPICLKNYSLENLMIDAYFNRITSLLHNCSEDVNELDVKPDGSWRVKGDAASRYLSQWHIPDGTLCDSKEDTNPGVTSVNEFKREATSDGHRTLKIKKNPNGSWQVSSKADDKKPVVRHHIQNINGFSTPNMPIISSPTGSYRDGEDASVNQEGGGIQFDIALNQEFDSFANNFGQTDNTEDRQQQPQHNAADVIVLSDSDEENDPIVRPPPVYANTPTNGDTFPFVTDAPGTGYPERYQEDAGVGTSGLGLLSNNTGDFEINNWQMHSYPQPEQGFQFFGTDTDVGNPFVGPHNSFNIAPEDYSLDCNVGIEDPSAAHDVSICRNSNDVHGSLVDNPLALAGDDPSLQIFLPSQPSTVPLQEELSERANTPNGVHPDDWRISLTLAAGGGGNEESASVDGLKSQPKVPSKEAGVESLLDAASALPSMNRCNGSNLNPRRIENIFSHPRQPRSVRPRLCLSLDTDSE from the exons ATGTCGGACCTCGCTTCCACCTGCAAG GATAAACTTGCGTATTTTAGAATAAAGGAGCTCAAGGATATCTTAAATCAGCTGGGGTTACCGAAGCAAGGAAAGAAGCAG GACCTTGTTGACAGGGTATTGGCAATATTATCAGACGAGCAAG GTCAACGCCATCATGGATGGGGAAGGAGAAATGCTCCTACAAGGGAGGCGGTGGCAAAAGCTGTTGATGACACATTCAGGTTTCATTCCATCTGTTTCTCAATTTTCAGTACAAGAATACATACCACAGAGTTGACTATGTCAGATGAAGTTGTTGACTTAATTCCCTCCAGGAGCCACAGTCGATCAGATTTCAATCATTTCAGGCCCAAAGAGGAATCTTCTGACTTCTACCATGTAGAGGCTAAGGTCCGCTGCCTTTGCAATAGCACAATGCTAAATGACAATATGATCAAG TGCGAAGATGGCAAATGCCAGGTTTGGCAGCATATTACCTGCGTACTCATTCCAGATAAGCCCACGGAGGGCGCTGGCCCTGATATTCCACCTcatttttattgtgaattgtgcCGACTGAGCCGGGCAGACCC GTTTTGGGTGACTACAGGAAATCCATTACTACCTGTGAAATTTATGTCATCTGGTGTTGGAAATGATGG AGCAAGTGTACCTCAAATTGTGGAGAAGACCTTCCAACTTTCCCGAGCAGATAGAGAAACAGTCCAGAGACCAGAATATGATCTCCAG GTTTGGTGCATTCTTATAAATGACAAAGTCCAGTTCAGGATGCAATGGCCTCAATATGCAGAATTGCAAGTGAATG GTATTCCTGTACGAGTAATGACCAGGCCCGGTTCTCAGTTACTAGGGATAAATGGACGGGATGATGGACCACTG GTAACCACATGCAGTAGAGAAGGGATCAATAAAATTAGCTTATCAAGAGTTGATGCCCGAACCTTTTGCTTTGGAGTTCGAATTGTTAGGAGGAGGACTGTTCCTCAG GTATTAAACTTGATCCCAAAGGAAGGTGAAGGGGAGTCTTTTGAGGATGCTCTTGCTCGTGTCCGTCGCTGTCTTGGAGGTGGAGGTGCTACAGACAATGCTGATAGTGATAGCGATCTGGAAGTGGTTACTGAATCTGTTACAGTCAACCTTCGTTGCCCT AATAGTGGATCCAGAATGAGGATTGCTGGAAGGTTCAAGCCTTGTGTTCACATGGGCTGTTTTGATCTTGAAACTTTTGTGGAATTGAATCAACGCTCACGCAAG TGGCAATGCCCAATATGTTTAAAGAATTACTCTCTCGAGAACTTGATGATCGATGCTTATTTCAATCGGATTACTTCTTTG TTGCACAATTGCAGTGAAGATGTTAATGAGCTTGATGTTAAACCTGATGGGTCATGGCGTGTGAAGGGTGATGCCGCTAGCAGATATCTATCTCAGTGGCATATCCCTGATGGTACTCTTTGTGACTCAAAGGAAGATACAAACCCTGGTGTCACAAGTGTTAATGAGTTCAAGAGAGAGGCTACTTCTGATGGACATAGAACtttgaaaattaaaaaaaaccctAATGGATCATGGCAGGTTAGCAGTAAAGCAGATGATAAAAAACCTGTGGTTAGACATCACATCCAAAACATCAATGGGTTCTCAACACCAAACATGCCTATTATCAGTAGCCCCACTGGGAGTTACCGAGATGGCGAAGATGCAAGTGTGAACCAAGAAGGGGGTGGTATTCAATTTGATATAGCATTGAACCAAGAGTTTGACAGTTTTGCAAATAACTTTGGTCAGACAGACAATACAGAGGATAGACAACAACAGCCACAACATAATGCTGCAGATGTCATTGTTCTTAGTGATTCTGATGAAGAAAATGACCCGATTGTTCGCCCGCCACCTGTCTATGCAAATACTCCTACAAATGGTGACACTTTTCCTTTCGTCACTGATGCTCCCGGAACTGGATATCCTGAAAGGTACCAGGAGGATGCTGGCGTTGGTACAAGTGGCCTTGGTTTATTGAGCAACAATACTGGTGATTTTGAAATAAATAACTGGCAAATGCATTCTTATCCACAACCAGAGCAAGGGTTCCAGTTTTTTGGGACTGATACTGATGTTGGCAATCCTTTTGTTGGTCCACATAATTCCTTTAATATTGCACCAGAAGACTACTCGCTTGACTGTAATGTTGGCATAGAGGATCCCTCTGCAGCTCACGATGTTTCAATTTGCCGAAACAGTAATGATGTGCATGGAAGCTTGGTTGATAACCCATTGGCTTTAGCAGGCGACGATCCATCTTTGCAAATTTTTCTTCCAagtcaaccttccactgttccccTTCAGGAAGAACTAAGTGAGCGTGCTAATACTCCAAATGGAGTCCACCCTGATGATTGGAGGATATCTCTTACGCTTGCGGCCGGTGGAGGGGGTAATGAAGAGTCTGCAAGTGTTGATGGTCTAAAATCACAGCCAAAAGTTCCATCGAAAGAGGCAGGAGTCGAATCTTTACTTGATGCTG CTTCTGCTCTCCCAAGCATGAACAGATGTAATGGGTCTAATCTAAATCCAAGAAGGATTGAAAATATATTTTCTCATCCTCGCCAACCGCGGTCTGTTAGGCCTCGTCTGTGTTTGTCATTAGATACTGATTCAGAGTAG
- the LOC136510119 gene encoding E3 SUMO-protein ligase SIZ1-like isoform X5, which yields MDGEGEMLLQGRRWQKLLMTHSVVDLIPSRSHSRSDFNHFRPKEESSDFYHVEAKVRCLCNSTMLNDNMIKCEDGKCQVWQHITCVLIPDKPTEGAGPDIPPHFYCELCRLSRADPFWVTTGNPLLPVKFMSSGVGNDGASVPQIVEKTFQLSRADRETVQRPEYDLQVWCILINDKVQFRMQWPQYAELQVNGIPVRVMTRPGSQLLGINGRDDGPLVTTCSREGINKISLSRVDARTFCFGVRIVRRRTVPQVLNLIPKEGEGESFEDALARVRRCLGGGGATDNADSDSDLEVVTESVTVNLRCPNSGSRMRIAGRFKPCVHMGCFDLETFVELNQRSRKWQCPICLKNYSLENLMIDAYFNRITSLLHNCSEDVNELDVKPDGSWRVKGDAASRYLSQWHIPDGTLCDSKEDTNPGVTSVNEFKREATSDGHRTLKIKKNPNGSWQVSSKADDKKPVVRHHIQNINGFSTPNMPIISSPTGSYRDGEDASVNQEGGGIQFDIALNQEFDSFANNFGQTDNTEDRQQQPQHNAADVIVLSDSDEENDPIVRPPPVYANTPTNGDTFPFVTDAPGTGYPERYQEDAGVGTSGLGLLSNNTGDFEINNWQMHSYPQPEQGFQFFGTDTDVGNPFVGPHNSFNIAPEDYSLDCNVGIEDPSAAHDVSICRNSNDVHGSLVDNPLALAGDDPSLQIFLPSQPSTVPLQEELSERANTPNGVHPDDWRISLTLAAGGGGNEESASVDGLKSQPKVPSKEAGVESLLDAASALPSMNRCNGSNLNPRRIENIFSHPRQPRSVRPRLCLSLDTDSE from the exons ATGGATGGGGAAGGAGAAATGCTCCTACAAGGGAGGCGGTGGCAAAAGCTGTTGATGACACATTCAG TTGTTGACTTAATTCCCTCCAGGAGCCACAGTCGATCAGATTTCAATCATTTCAGGCCCAAAGAGGAATCTTCTGACTTCTACCATGTAGAGGCTAAGGTCCGCTGCCTTTGCAATAGCACAATGCTAAATGACAATATGATCAAG TGCGAAGATGGCAAATGCCAGGTTTGGCAGCATATTACCTGCGTACTCATTCCAGATAAGCCCACGGAGGGCGCTGGCCCTGATATTCCACCTcatttttattgtgaattgtgcCGACTGAGCCGGGCAGACCC GTTTTGGGTGACTACAGGAAATCCATTACTACCTGTGAAATTTATGTCATCTGGTGTTGGAAATGATGG AGCAAGTGTACCTCAAATTGTGGAGAAGACCTTCCAACTTTCCCGAGCAGATAGAGAAACAGTCCAGAGACCAGAATATGATCTCCAG GTTTGGTGCATTCTTATAAATGACAAAGTCCAGTTCAGGATGCAATGGCCTCAATATGCAGAATTGCAAGTGAATG GTATTCCTGTACGAGTAATGACCAGGCCCGGTTCTCAGTTACTAGGGATAAATGGACGGGATGATGGACCACTG GTAACCACATGCAGTAGAGAAGGGATCAATAAAATTAGCTTATCAAGAGTTGATGCCCGAACCTTTTGCTTTGGAGTTCGAATTGTTAGGAGGAGGACTGTTCCTCAG GTATTAAACTTGATCCCAAAGGAAGGTGAAGGGGAGTCTTTTGAGGATGCTCTTGCTCGTGTCCGTCGCTGTCTTGGAGGTGGAGGTGCTACAGACAATGCTGATAGTGATAGCGATCTGGAAGTGGTTACTGAATCTGTTACAGTCAACCTTCGTTGCCCT AATAGTGGATCCAGAATGAGGATTGCTGGAAGGTTCAAGCCTTGTGTTCACATGGGCTGTTTTGATCTTGAAACTTTTGTGGAATTGAATCAACGCTCACGCAAG TGGCAATGCCCAATATGTTTAAAGAATTACTCTCTCGAGAACTTGATGATCGATGCTTATTTCAATCGGATTACTTCTTTG TTGCACAATTGCAGTGAAGATGTTAATGAGCTTGATGTTAAACCTGATGGGTCATGGCGTGTGAAGGGTGATGCCGCTAGCAGATATCTATCTCAGTGGCATATCCCTGATGGTACTCTTTGTGACTCAAAGGAAGATACAAACCCTGGTGTCACAAGTGTTAATGAGTTCAAGAGAGAGGCTACTTCTGATGGACATAGAACtttgaaaattaaaaaaaaccctAATGGATCATGGCAGGTTAGCAGTAAAGCAGATGATAAAAAACCTGTGGTTAGACATCACATCCAAAACATCAATGGGTTCTCAACACCAAACATGCCTATTATCAGTAGCCCCACTGGGAGTTACCGAGATGGCGAAGATGCAAGTGTGAACCAAGAAGGGGGTGGTATTCAATTTGATATAGCATTGAACCAAGAGTTTGACAGTTTTGCAAATAACTTTGGTCAGACAGACAATACAGAGGATAGACAACAACAGCCACAACATAATGCTGCAGATGTCATTGTTCTTAGTGATTCTGATGAAGAAAATGACCCGATTGTTCGCCCGCCACCTGTCTATGCAAATACTCCTACAAATGGTGACACTTTTCCTTTCGTCACTGATGCTCCCGGAACTGGATATCCTGAAAGGTACCAGGAGGATGCTGGCGTTGGTACAAGTGGCCTTGGTTTATTGAGCAACAATACTGGTGATTTTGAAATAAATAACTGGCAAATGCATTCTTATCCACAACCAGAGCAAGGGTTCCAGTTTTTTGGGACTGATACTGATGTTGGCAATCCTTTTGTTGGTCCACATAATTCCTTTAATATTGCACCAGAAGACTACTCGCTTGACTGTAATGTTGGCATAGAGGATCCCTCTGCAGCTCACGATGTTTCAATTTGCCGAAACAGTAATGATGTGCATGGAAGCTTGGTTGATAACCCATTGGCTTTAGCAGGCGACGATCCATCTTTGCAAATTTTTCTTCCAagtcaaccttccactgttccccTTCAGGAAGAACTAAGTGAGCGTGCTAATACTCCAAATGGAGTCCACCCTGATGATTGGAGGATATCTCTTACGCTTGCGGCCGGTGGAGGGGGTAATGAAGAGTCTGCAAGTGTTGATGGTCTAAAATCACAGCCAAAAGTTCCATCGAAAGAGGCAGGAGTCGAATCTTTACTTGATGCTG CTTCTGCTCTCCCAAGCATGAACAGATGTAATGGGTCTAATCTAAATCCAAGAAGGATTGAAAATATATTTTCTCATCCTCGCCAACCGCGGTCTGTTAGGCCTCGTCTGTGTTTGTCATTAGATACTGATTCAGAGTAG